One region of Citrus sinensis cultivar Valencia sweet orange chromosome 6, DVS_A1.0, whole genome shotgun sequence genomic DNA includes:
- the LOC127903133 gene encoding LEAF RUST 10 DISEASE-RESISTANCE LOCUS RECEPTOR-LIKE PROTEIN KINASE-like 1.3: MGFQFSLPGLPLISLLCFLSVLVVDKIQPSLANPELCSIPFGCGKLKAGYPFWGGIRPELCGHPSFELKCENETPTMKLADVTYRVLNVNTKEKVIKLARQEYFEGLCPQSNTIIDTSLFDISDGYEMFNLIYSCPMYPGSFTCNMKDDTNLYIKLEPSEGAQVEELNQEPTVSQPKEDIHHQPVQENQRPKRIKKLPDWLRDYVV, translated from the coding sequence ATGGGTTTCCAGTTTTCCTTGCCAGGACTGCCTTTAATTTCTCTTCTGTGTTTCCTATCAGTACTAGTTGTTGACAAGATTCAACCATCTTTAGCCAATCCTGAGTTGTGCAGTATTCCATTCGGCTGTGGGAAGTTAAAAGCTGGTTATCCCTTCTGGGGAGGTATCCGCCCTGAACTTTGCGGCCACCCTAGCTTTGAGCTCAAGTGTGAGAATGAAACGCCTACCATGAAGCTTGCAGATGTAACATACCGtgtgttaaatgtcaatacgAAAGAGAAAGTCATCAAGCTTGCAAGACAGGAATACTTTGAAGGGTTATGTCCGCAGAGTAACACCATCATCGATACATCACTTTTTGACATCTCAGATGGGTACGAGATGTTCAACCTAATTTATAGTTGCCCGATGTATCCCGGAAGTTTCACTTGCAATATGAAGGATGATACgaatttatatatcaaattgGAGCCATCAGAGGGGGCGCAAGTGGAAGAGCTCAACCAAGAACCCACAGTCAGTCAACCCAAGGAGGACATTCACCATCAGCCAGTGCAAGAGAATCAACGGCCCAAACGGATCAAGAAACTTCCAGACTGGCTACGAGACTACGTCGTTTAG